Within the bacterium genome, the region CCCCTGAACCGCCCCCGCCGTCGGCACTGCTTCCATTTGAGCCATTTCCACCTTTTGCGCTTATTAAACCTGAGCCGGTTAACTTGTTGGTTTGCAGCCATACAGAACCACCTGAGCCACCACCAGCTGCTTTAGTTCCTGAACCGGCACCATTTTTCCCATCACTCTTGATTGTTCCTGCTACATTTATAGTTCCTGAAGATATTAATCTTATAATTCCACCACCTGCTCCGCCTTTGTATACAAGAGTTACGTCAGAGTTTCCGCCACCGCTTCCCATATCACATGGATTTTCGAGATTACCATAAGCATAACCGCCGTATTTACTGGTATCACCCTGCAAATTGCAACCTCCTGCCCCAGCTCTGCCACCGTATGATCCACCGCCTGCTCCGTATGCCGAAGCGCCTGTAGCGCCAGTTCCCGGACCTTCACCGGCTGTCCAGCCCGCCGAATCTGCAGAGAACGTCCCTTGAATGTCGAAACTATCGGCTTCTATTGCAATCCAGCCGGTAGTATTGATTGATTTTGAGGCGACTTTTGCCGTCTTACCGCTGTTAATTTTGAAGGTTCCTACGTTCCAGTAAGTGCCGTAGATTGTGGTATCGTTTGCAATAGTCCAGTTTGCGCCAAGTAGGTCTTTCCCAAATGGAATATACGATGCTTTTCCGTAAATCTTGAGTTGAGTAGTATCGAATGTACCCCAATAATCCGCCTGACAATACACATTATTCAAAGTGTCAGTATTTACGAGATTCCACGAGATATTATTTAGAAACGAGTTCATACCGTCGTCGTAAGTGCTTGTATTTACTATATTTCCTAAGCTGACTAAATTTGCATTAGAGTTGACGTAAACTCCAATACTGTCGTTTGTAATTAAGTTATTCATAGCAACAACCGACCCTCCGTTTGCATAGATGCCGTATTTTGCGTCCTGTATGGTGCAACCGTGAAGCTCAACACTGCCGCCGCTGTCTACAACTATACCATACCAGCTGTTTGTTGTGGTCGTGTCGTTATGAGTGGTATCCGCTACAAAGGTTACTGAATTTGCAATAAGAGTTCCTTTAACTGTTAACTGTGCTTTTCCTGTATCTGCGCCTGAATGCTGGTCGTCGTAGAATGGGATGCTATAGATTTTGACACCGGGGTCAATCGTTAAAGTCGCGCCTGTGTCTATTGTAACGTCACCGGCAAGGTAGGTGTCTCTGGTCCAGTGAAAAGTGCCCTCTAAAATTCCTGTAAATGTTTCCGGGTGGTTTATAATTATAATATCCTGGCTGGAGTATGTTATTTTAAAGAAATAGTTGCCAAGCCCGGGATTTTCAGTATTCACAGGTCCCCCTGGCGCATCGGTACATACAAGGTTAATTGTGCCGACATATCCTTCGGGTATTGAAGTCTTGTATTTATTACTTAAACAAACCTGGGGGAAACAAGGAACAGCATTAATTGGAGTATACAAAACAGAAGGAGTAGGAACATCAATGTTCTTATTCATAAGCGCATTAAAATCTGTCCAGTAAATCTTTTCATCTTCCTGCCAGACTACCTTTTCCCCTTCGGCAAGTACCGGGTATCTACTATCTTCAGAACTATTGCTTATATTTATTCTGTTAATTACAGGAGAGCTTCCGCTTGGCACAGGAAAATGTGTTGCAAATATATCAGCCATTCCTGAAATTACAGTCTCCCATGCAATGAACACCTCCCCGCCTTTTATACCTATACAAGAATTATGTGACTCTACGTCTGAAATCGTGGCTGGATTAGTAGGATACCAGTTACTTCCTATGCAGTATTTATATTTTATTATACCGTCTCTTTCCCAACATATATGTGGGTTGTTATAATTCAAAGAAATTGAAGGATGTGAAATTTCTGTGTTATGTAATGTAGCCCAATAATCCAAAAGAGGACCATTTGTTATTGGGAAAAAAGTCGGACTATTCAAATAATCTAAAACATTGAATTGACGAGGAATAATAACGCTAACAAATATACCAGTGTAAGCAACATAATGAGCTACTATATGGACTACATTATCTTTTACTGCAATGGCAGGGGGGGATTGATAACAAAATCCAACTTCGCTCTGCCACACAAAATGTAATACCACGTCTTTCCCCCACATAAGGGCACCATCAGTTATATCCAAGAAATCTGTAGTGGCCCTATAATGCAATTGATTATCTACCCCTATCCAACAAACACTTATCCTGTTATTTGCATTTACTGCAATTGCGGGGTATCTCCCATCCCCTAAAGTTCTTTTCCCGTGCCAAGTTTGTCCATTATCCGTACTTGTTGCATATTGTATTACAGACCCGCCCCCTCCGTTATGTCCCATCGTAGATGCAAAAACAAGATGTAAGTTGCCATTATCATCCGCAACGATTTTCCTGCTGTTATTGTCTCCGGTTGAATTTGAAAGGTCGGAACTAAGCCATGTTTCATCAGGCATACTATAATTATCCCATTTAGTTTCCAGTATAGCCTCATGCACATCTGTATATACATGTATGCCACTGGGATTATCTTTATGTGAGAAAGGTGGTCCAGCAGGGAGAGTACTTGCTGAGCTATAAAGCAATCCATCCTTATTGGTGCGATCATCTAATAAATGCCATATAAACGCTTTATTCTTCCCCTGTTCGCCGTCTAAAAATTCACTTAGGTATTGCAGTAATTTGGGCTTCAACTCTGGCATAGGCTCTGTCCCTTGCGTATTTCCGAAAACATGTCTTTCCATACTCCACAAGAGGTTTTTTGAGGGAATATTTAACTTAGTGCCACTGGTTCGATAAAGCCAGCAACTTCTGCTGTTCCAGTCCTTGCGAATGGCATAGACATCATCTTCTTGTCCCGTAGGATCCTTATAGCCTCCATAGGGTCCAGTTGCGTCAATATTACAGGCAGGGGCGTTTTCTTCGTTATTATAATGATAATTTATATATTTATCCATACGCTTAATCATTTCAATGGTGTAGTCAGAATTTGAATTCGAACCTGTGACTGTAGAAAACTCTTTTAAAGGTGTAGATATTACATTCCCATCTTTATTTATCCCAAACCCATCGTCCGGATGTAAAGTAATTGGGGCTGTAGCATTATTGGGTCTAATCTCGTAATCCTCATCCCAGTAAGGAGGAAGAGAAACGCTTACCTGGTATTTTCTCTCGGGTCCCCTCGGTCCCATACCTTCTACACAACGTGTAATGCCTGTCGGGTTAGTCATAGCTATTACCGTAGCAGTTTTATTATCAGCAGTATAAACATCATGTATTGCTTTTGCGCTTGTATTAACATAGGCAAAATCGTGTTCGCAAGCCTGTTTGAAAACATTATACCACTGGTCTAAATAATGACTTTCCGGTTCATCGGTAGGTGGGGAAATAAAAGAAACCTCTACTTTATCCGCACAGGGATGACTTCTCCAATTATTTCCCCAATCACTCCATAACGCTTGGTCCCAGTATGCAAGATTAGGTGAATTATCCGGGAATGTATACCCATTGCCAACTAAAGAAGGTTTAATAGAAGGGAGTCCAGAAACATCTATTATATCCAGTCCTTTACTCCTATTTGCAACATAAACATACTTCCCGTCGCTAGATACCGCGACTCCATTTGCATAACCATTACCACTAAGAGGAATATTATCATGAATTACAGTTTCAACGACCCATTCTAATTTTAGTGGATTTGCAGGGTCTGTAACATCTACTACCCTAAGTCCTTTCTGCCCGTTTGCGATATAGGCAAAGGTGTGTAATTCTCCACTCACTTCTTGTTGTCCTATTGCTACTCCTTCCGCATAGCCACCAAGGAGGTCAACATAGCCGTCAGAAGGATTAGACATATTACCATCAGTTTTTATTACCCAGAGCCCTCCATTATTACCTTTATATCCCCTGCCTGTAACACAAGCATAAGGCACATTAGAATTCTTAAATAACTTTACCTGTTCTGCTAAATGACCTCCTAAGTCATTGCCATCGTAAGTAACTTTGGAAGTCGAGGTATATTTGAAAAGCCCCTGACTCCCACCGGCAGCAAAAACAGTCCCATCGCTTAATACTGCTACCCCTTTTGCACCACATTCTTGATTATAAGAGATATCTTCACTTGGATGATATGGGTCTTGGATATTTACTCTTTTGATATTATTGCCTCCAAGAGTAGTCTCCGTGCCAATTAAAACGCCGTCCGCAACATAAGCAAAATTGCCATCAATCGCGACATCCCAACCCCAACCATTAATATCTGATGAAAAACGACAAGGGATATCGGAGCTGGTAATTATTGAAAATGAACTAATATCTATTACCTCAAGTCCCGGTTTTCTATCGTCTGGATATCCAACGGGTGTCATTCCTCCTTCCGCAACATAAAGATAAGGAGGATTTGCTATGAGATTATCCACTGCTATCCCATAAGCATAACCAGCTGTCGGACAACAAACAGCCTCAAGATAATTAGGATTGGAAGAAGAAGAATTAATCCCTATTTTAAATACTCCTGCTCCTCCGGCTGTAACATAAGCGTAATTTCCTAATACCACTACTTTATGTGCCCATGGTCTATTTCTTACTATCGAACCTATATTACTGCTTTGATGAACTAAATTCCCATCCAGTTGGAAAACTGTGTTAGTTGTAGGACTTGCATTACTGCCGGATTCAAGACTAACGTAGTAATCATAAACTCCTTTTCCTTTGAAATGAGTAGCCATTCCTGCCCAAAAACTTGTCCATTGGCTTTTATGTTTATCTAAATTACTACCAGAATAGTAATCTGTGGGATTGATTGGATCAAGTGGGTTAGGCCATGTAGCAAGCACAACTTTTAAACCATGCTCATTTGCTGCATCTATCCATTTATCCGTGTTATTCATTCCATCGATTTGTAACTTGCTCCAGAACCATTCCCAATAATCAGAGGGATTGACCGTATAGTCATTTGGATTTAGACCACACCATTCACCATTTCCAAATCCACTTAGTCTTATCCACGAACACCCTAAACTGACAACAGAATCCAATACTCTATTTCTAATTTCATCTGTATCCCCGTAACGCCATACTACTACTCCCCACGGTGAGTTTTCATCTATCACTGCTGCGTTTATTTGCTTCCCCATAAGACAAACCAGCGAAACAATTAAACTTACAAAAACTAAGACCTTTCTCATTTCGTACCCCCTATTTTCTTTTTGAACAATTCTTTACTTTTCACTTTCTGTTCCTATCTACTACCTGCTTCCTACTACCTACTTTACGTAGGACATCTTTACTACTTTTATCGGTTTGTAATTATTTACCTTTACGAAATAAATTCCTTTTTTTAAGTCATTTCCTATAATGTTACTATGGGTTGTTTTTACCAATCGTCCCCCCAAATCATAAATTTGTATTTTATTATCTTTTAACGCGCTACCCTTTACTCTTAGCTCTGTATTCTTAACAAATGGATTAGGAAATGCTTTTAATTCCCAAATCCCCAATCCAAAATCCAAAGTTAATGGTTCCTCTATTCCTACTGTAGAATATTTTATCGTTGTATAATCATAATCGAAGGAAGAGCCAGCACTGCTTCCAGTTACGTATACATATCCTTTGTTATCAACTGCAATTGCATATGCTCTATCGTCACCGCTCCCGGGACCATTATATCTTTGTACCCATTCTTCACTCCCCGAACTGCTGTATTTTATTGTTGCATAATCCCATGAAGTTGCCCCTCCGCTATACCCGGTTACATATGCATTCCCATTAGTATCTACTGCAATTCCTGTCCCACAATCATTATAACCTTGTCCTTCATATTTTCTAATCCATACAGTATCTCCTAAACTGTTGTATTTTATTGTAACACAATCAACACTGGTATCCCCTACTG harbors:
- a CDS encoding T9SS type A sorting domain-containing protein encodes the protein MRKVLVFVSLIVSLVCLMGKQINAAVIDENSPWGVVVWRYGDTDEIRNRVLDSVVSLGCSWIRLSGFGNGEWCGLNPNDYTVNPSDYWEWFWSKLQIDGMNNTDKWIDAANEHGLKVVLATWPNPLDPINPTDYYSGSNLDKHKSQWTSFWAGMATHFKGKGVYDYYVSLESGSNASPTTNTVFQLDGNLVHQSSNIGSIVRNRPWAHKVVVLGNYAYVTAGGAGVFKIGINSSSSNPNYLEAVCCPTAGYAYGIAVDNLIANPPYLYVAEGGMTPVGYPDDRKPGLEVIDISSFSIITSSDIPCRFSSDINGWGWDVAIDGNFAYVADGVLIGTETTLGGNNIKRVNIQDPYHPSEDISYNQECGAKGVAVLSDGTVFAAGGSQGLFKYTSTSKVTYDGNDLGGHLAEQVKLFKNSNVPYACVTGRGYKGNNGGLWVIKTDGNMSNPSDGYVDLLGGYAEGVAIGQQEVSGELHTFAYIANGQKGLRVVDVTDPANPLKLEWVVETVIHDNIPLSGNGYANGVAVSSDGKYVYVANRSKGLDIIDVSGLPSIKPSLVGNGYTFPDNSPNLAYWDQALWSDWGNNWRSHPCADKVEVSFISPPTDEPESHYLDQWYNVFKQACEHDFAYVNTSAKAIHDVYTADNKTATVIAMTNPTGITRCVEGMGPRGPERKYQVSVSLPPYWDEDYEIRPNNATAPITLHPDDGFGINKDGNVISTPLKEFSTVTGSNSNSDYTIEMIKRMDKYINYHYNNEENAPACNIDATGPYGGYKDPTGQEDDVYAIRKDWNSRSCWLYRTSGTKLNIPSKNLLWSMERHVFGNTQGTEPMPELKPKLLQYLSEFLDGEQGKNKAFIWHLLDDRTNKDGLLYSSASTLPAGPPFSHKDNPSGIHVYTDVHEAILETKWDNYSMPDETWLSSDLSNSTGDNNSRKIVADDNGNLHLVFASTMGHNGGGGSVIQYATSTDNGQTWHGKRTLGDGRYPAIAVNANNRISVCWIGVDNQLHYRATTDFLDITDGALMWGKDVVLHFVWQSEVGFCYQSPPAIAVKDNVVHIVAHYVAYTGIFVSVIIPRQFNVLDYLNSPTFFPITNGPLLDYWATLHNTEISHPSISLNYNNPHICWERDGIIKYKYCIGSNWYPTNPATISDVESHNSCIGIKGGEVFIAWETVISGMADIFATHFPVPSGSSPVINRINISNSSEDSRYPVLAEGEKVVWQEDEKIYWTDFNALMNKNIDVPTPSVLYTPINAVPCFPQVCLSNKYKTSIPEGYVGTINLVCTDAPGGPVNTENPGLGNYFFKITYSSQDIIIINHPETFTGILEGTFHWTRDTYLAGDVTIDTGATLTIDPGVKIYSIPFYDDQHSGADTGKAQLTVKGTLIANSVTFVADTTHNDTTTTNSWYGIVVDSGGSVELHGCTIQDAKYGIYANGGSVVAMNNLITNDSIGVYVNSNANLVSLGNIVNTSTYDDGMNSFLNNISWNLVNTDTLNNVYCQADYWGTFDTTQLKIYGKASYIPFGKDLLGANWTIANDTTIYGTYWNVGTFKINSGKTAKVASKSINTTGWIAIEADSFDIQGTFSADSAGWTAGEGPGTGATGASAYGAGGGSYGGRAGAGGCNLQGDTSKYGGYAYGNLENPCDMGSGGGNSDVTLVYKGGAGGGIIRLISSGTINVAGTIKSDGKNGAGSGTKAAGGGSGGSVWLQTNKLTGSGLISAKGGNGSNGSSADGGGGSGGRLNIWYNQSSFTGRIDVSGGLAYDNAGFGQMGTALIHQTDDSVKLVLSPMQTQSSTDSRFGFTKGIEFTDKYIRLTSGDTIFGNCKMRAKDSIIVNASSYIIADEKGYRHGQGIGYGHFGSSSHGAGGAGFGNLGGHGSYYTQGGIGDGGIMYGDSLMTDLTINELGSGGGDFADISGYRHGGGNGGGLIELQCTDTSAGTIVLNGTLSVNGSNGTSQSGYAGGGASGGAVLLFAKYLQGTGIINATGGNGGTISNCKAGGGAGGRVIFYTDSPDSTYSISVSVAGGDSGGTGSTPGGIGTFVRTVLPSEFTPVSYVNKAGLPFVFKMFQNYPNPFRNKTTIKYQIPVTSKVSLMIYDLTGRCVKALVNEEQVPGYYKAELNSKDYPTGIYFAKFKAGEYKETKKLILMK